A single genomic interval of Quadrisphaera sp. RL12-1S harbors:
- a CDS encoding helix-turn-helix domain-containing protein: MPAPTPWPVLQEAARLREAGSTDAEVAQQLGICVNTIRRWRRRIRREELTSAPGRTGSAPCPRCEGGALDESAYAHLLGWYLGDGHIALARGTSRLLAIYNDDRYPALNEEVEASIRAVKPGTSVWRRRLKGCSAISASWHHWPCVFPQHGEGRKHDRPIVLEPWQQEIVDEHPGRLLRGLFHSDGCRVQNWAVGANGQRYEGYPRYLFSNASTDIIGICCAALDRLGAAHTHPRRDVVSVARRASVALLDEHVGPKS; encoded by the coding sequence GTGCCCGCCCCGACCCCCTGGCCCGTGCTCCAGGAAGCCGCCCGTCTCCGCGAGGCCGGCTCCACCGACGCCGAGGTCGCCCAGCAGCTCGGCATCTGCGTGAACACGATCCGGCGGTGGCGACGGCGCATCCGCCGGGAGGAGCTGACCAGCGCTCCAGGCCGCACCGGATCCGCTCCCTGCCCGCGCTGCGAGGGCGGCGCGCTGGACGAGTCCGCGTACGCCCACCTCCTGGGCTGGTACCTCGGCGATGGGCACATCGCGCTCGCTCGCGGGACGTCACGGCTCCTGGCGATCTACAACGACGACCGCTACCCCGCGCTCAACGAGGAGGTCGAGGCGTCCATCCGGGCGGTGAAGCCCGGCACGAGCGTCTGGCGGCGGCGCCTGAAGGGGTGCAGCGCCATCAGCGCCTCGTGGCACCACTGGCCGTGCGTCTTCCCCCAGCACGGGGAGGGGCGCAAGCACGACCGCCCCATCGTGCTGGAGCCGTGGCAGCAGGAGATCGTCGACGAGCACCCCGGGCGGTTGCTGCGCGGCCTGTTCCACAGCGACGGCTGCCGCGTGCAGAACTGGGCGGTCGGGGCGAACGGGCAGCGCTACGAGGGCTACCCCCGCTACCTCTTCAGCAACGCCTCGACCGACATCATCGGCATCTGCTGCGCCGCACTGGACCGGCTGGGGGCTGCGCACACGCACCCTCGCCGCGACGTGGTC
- a CDS encoding ANTAR domain-containing response regulator produces the protein MSEQGTQAEPGAGPRRRVVVAEDEAIIRLDVVEILREAGYDVVGEAGDGESAVRLVEELQPDLVVMDVKMPVMDGISAAERIGKARLAPVVLLTAFSQRELVDRARDAGAMAYVVKPFTSADLLPAVEIAVSRFQEIADLEEEVADLTERFETRKRVERAKGLLMTRMGLSEPEAFRWIQKTSMDRRLTMREVADAVLSQVSS, from the coding sequence GTGAGTGAGCAGGGTACCCAGGCGGAGCCGGGCGCAGGGCCGCGTCGGCGCGTCGTCGTCGCGGAGGACGAGGCGATCATCCGCCTCGACGTCGTCGAGATCCTCCGCGAGGCGGGCTACGACGTGGTCGGGGAGGCCGGCGACGGCGAGAGCGCCGTCCGCCTCGTCGAGGAGCTCCAGCCCGACCTGGTGGTCATGGACGTGAAGATGCCCGTCATGGACGGCATCAGCGCCGCCGAGCGCATCGGCAAGGCGCGCCTGGCGCCCGTCGTCCTCCTCACGGCGTTCTCCCAGCGCGAGCTCGTGGACCGCGCCCGGGACGCCGGCGCCATGGCCTACGTGGTCAAGCCGTTCACGTCCGCTGACCTGCTGCCCGCCGTCGAGATCGCCGTCTCCCGCTTCCAGGAGATCGCCGACCTCGAGGAGGAGGTGGCCGACCTGACCGAGCGCTTCGAGACCCGCAAGCGCGTCGAGCGGGCCAAGGGCCTGCTCATGACCCGCATGGGCCTGTCCGAGCCCGAGGCGTTCCGCTGGATCCAGAAGACCTCGATGGACCGCCGCCTCACCATGCGCGAGGTCGCGGACGCCGTGCTGAGCCAGGTCAGCAGCTGA